One window of Argonema galeatum A003/A1 genomic DNA carries:
- a CDS encoding esterase/lipase family protein, whose amino-acid sequence MPRPIVLIHGYSANSTAFSEWEKKLESHYKNTDVIVIHTASYKSLTNEITIKDIAEAFDRVLRSYIEDEEFDAIVHSTGMLVIRAWLTTYAYAADVSRRSRLKHLIGLAPATFGSPLAHKGRSWLGSVMKGNQILGPDFMEAGNLILDNLELGSRFIWDLAHLDLIGSAQDKPEHKPYYSEDDTTPYVFVFCGNKGYDGISGLANTPGSDGTVRWAGCALNTRKFIVDLTQDPSQNKDKALKERSKPDEHPQHQIDIPLVLVDGHNHETILNSPSKDLVDLVVQALDVSDRDSFGRWTAKAKAHMESLKNEKGDKWEEWQQFIIRVVDERLDPVTEWNVQFFMKDKDGKEFWLDEKSDLHVHTYARDKSLRCFHVNLSKQKLESLSELCMKLIVSSGTSLVAYYGYGSGKITVDGDLQPSNGRWDAQLKLDHLLKAEVKFFCPFTTTLIEIRLNREPMPINRAKENNILTFAKKLNEAL is encoded by the coding sequence ATGCCACGCCCCATTGTTCTCATACACGGTTACTCAGCTAATTCAACGGCTTTTAGTGAATGGGAAAAAAAACTTGAAAGTCACTACAAAAACACAGATGTTATAGTCATCCATACAGCTAGCTATAAATCTCTTACTAATGAGATAACCATCAAAGATATTGCTGAAGCATTTGATCGAGTGCTTCGCTCCTATATTGAAGATGAAGAATTTGATGCCATTGTTCATTCAACTGGAATGCTGGTTATTCGCGCTTGGTTAACTACTTACGCCTATGCTGCTGATGTCAGTCGTCGTAGTCGCCTTAAACACTTGATTGGATTAGCACCAGCAACTTTTGGCTCTCCTTTAGCCCATAAAGGAAGAAGTTGGCTTGGTTCGGTTATGAAGGGAAATCAAATACTTGGGCCTGATTTTATGGAAGCTGGCAATCTGATTTTGGATAATCTTGAATTAGGTAGTCGTTTCATTTGGGATCTTGCTCATCTTGACTTGATTGGCTCTGCCCAAGATAAACCTGAACATAAACCCTACTATAGCGAAGATGACACGACCCCTTATGTGTTTGTTTTCTGTGGTAATAAGGGATATGACGGAATTAGCGGATTAGCTAATACTCCTGGGTCTGATGGTACTGTCAGATGGGCAGGTTGCGCTCTCAACACCCGCAAATTTATTGTAGATTTGACGCAAGATCCATCTCAAAACAAAGACAAGGCTTTAAAAGAACGAAGCAAACCAGACGAACATCCCCAACACCAGATTGATATTCCACTGGTGCTAGTTGATGGCCATAATCACGAGACAATTCTGAACAGCCCTAGCAAAGATTTGGTTGATTTGGTGGTACAAGCTTTAGATGTTTCTGATCGAGACAGTTTTGGCAGATGGACAGCTAAGGCTAAAGCTCATATGGAGAGCCTGAAAAATGAAAAAGGAGATAAATGGGAAGAATGGCAACAGTTTATTATTCGTGTTGTAGATGAGCGTCTCGATCCAGTCACAGAATGGAATGTTCAGTTTTTTATGAAGGATAAAGATGGAAAAGAATTTTGGTTGGATGAAAAGTCAGATTTACACGTTCATACCTATGCTCGGGACAAAAGTCTGCGATGCTTTCATGTCAATCTAAGTAAACAGAAGCTAGAAAGCCTTTCTGAATTATGTATGAAGTTGATTGTTTCATCGGGAACTAGCCTTGTTGCGTATTACGGTTATGGCAGTGGAAAAATTACAGTAGATGGCGATCTACAACCGTCAAATGGAAGATGGGATGCACAATTGAAATTAGATCATCTTCTTAAGGCAGAAGTGAAATTTTTCTGCCCTTTTACAACTACTCTTATTGAGATTCGTCTGAATCGTGAACCAATGCCAATAAACAGAGCGAAAGAAAATAATATTTTAACTTTTGCAAAGAAGCTAAATGAAGCTCTGTAG